A region from the Arachis ipaensis cultivar K30076 chromosome B01, Araip1.1, whole genome shotgun sequence genome encodes:
- the LOC107628742 gene encoding dynamin-related protein 1E-like has translation MDSLIGLVNRIQRACTVLGDHGGDSALPTLWEALPSVAVVGGQSSGKSSVLESIVGRDFLPRGSGIVTRRPLVLQLHKTEDGVQEHAEFLHLPRKRFTDFSKVRVEIEEETDRLTGKSKQISHVPIHLSIYSPNVVNLTLIDLPGLTKVAIEGQPESIVQEIENMIYSYIEKPNCLILAITPANQDIATSDAIKVARQVDPTGERTFGVLTKLDLMDKGTNALDVLEGRSYRLRNPWVGVVNRSQADINRNIDMLAARQRECEFFATSPDYSHLASKMGSEYLARLLSKHLESVIRAQIPGIASLITRSIDELEAEMAHLGRPVAVDVGAQLYTILELCRAFERVFKEHLDGGRPGGDRIHIVFDYQLPAALRKLPLDRHLSLQNVKRVISEADGYQPHLIAPEQGYRRLLESSVNYFKGPAQASVDAVHFILKELVRKSIGETEELRRFPTLQAEIAAASNEALERFREDSKKTTLRMVEMESSYLTVEFFRKLPQEVEKGGNPTSQSADRYSDGHFQRIGSNVLSYIGMVSETLRNTIPKAVVHCQVRESKRTLLDHFYVQLGKKEGRQLAQLLDEDYTLTERRKLCAKRLQLYRSARDEIDAVCWSG, from the exons ATGGACTCGTTGATCGGACTCGTCAACCGTATTCAGCGTGCATGCACCGTCCTCGGCGACCACGGCGGCGACTCCGCTCTCCCTACACTCTGGGAGGCTCTTCCCTCTGTCGCCGTCGTCGGCGGCCAG AGTTCTGGAAAGTCGTCGGTGTTGGAGAGCATTGTTGGCCGTGATTTTCTGCCTCGGGGATCAG GGATTGTGACTCGGAGGCCTTTGGTGCTGCAGCTTCATAAAACAGAAGACGGGGTGCAAGAACATGCGGAATTTCTTCACTTGCCAAGGAAACGGTTTACAGACTTCT CTAAGGTTCGAGTGGAAATTGAAGAGGAAACTGATAGACTTACTGGGAAATCAAAACAGATATCTCATGTTCCCATCCATCTCAGCATCTACTCTCCAAATG TTGTCAATCTGACGCTTATAGATCTACCTGGTTTGACGAAGGTTGCAATAG AGGGGCAGCCTGAAAGTATTGTTCAAGAGATTGAAAACATGATTTACTCATACATTGAAAAG CCTAATTGCTTAATTTTAGCTATTACTCCAGCAAACCAAGATATAGCAACATCAGATGCCATCAAAGTTGCCCGACAAGTTGACCCTACAG GTGAAAGAACATTTGGAGTGTTGACAAAGCTTGACTTGATGGACAAGGGAACAAATGCTCTGGAT GTCCTTGAGGGCAGATCATATCGTCTTCGAAATCCTTGGGTGGGAGTTGTAAACCGTTCTCAGGCAGATATCAATAGGAATATAGATATGCTTGCTGCTAGGCAGAGGGAGTGTGAATTTTTTGCCACTAGTCCTGATTATTCACACTTGGCCAGCAAAATGGGTTCGGAGTATCTAGCAAGACTTCTCTCCAAG CATCTAGAGTCCGTGATACGGGCACAGATCCCAGGGATTGCTTCTTTAATTACTAGAAGCATTGATGAGCTAGAGGCAGAGATGGCGCACCTTGGTAGACCAGTAGCAGTTGATGTTGGG GCCCAGCTATACACCATTTTGGAATTGTGTCGTGCCTTTGAACGGGTATTTAAGGAGCATTTGGATGGAGG GCGACCAGGTGGCGACCGGATCCATATAGTTTTTGATTACCAGCTTCCAGCTGCATTGCGAAAGCTTCCACTGGACCGTCACTTGTCACTGCAAAATGTGAAAAGAGTGATTTCAGAGGCAGATGGGTACCAACCTCACCTGATCGCTCCAGAGCAAGGTTACCGGCGTCTCCTGGAGAGTTCAGTTAACTATTTTAAAGGTCCCGCACAAGCTTCTGTGGATGCT GTTCACTTCATACTGAAGGAACTTGTGAGAAAGTCAATAGGAGAAACTGAG GAGCTGAGGCGCTTTCCAACGCTTCAAGCTGAGATAGCCGCAGCTTCAAATGAGGCACTAGAGAGATTTCGTGAAGACAGTAAGAAGACGACTCTACGAATGGTAGAAATGGAATCATCTTATCTTACTGTGGAATTCTTTCGAAAACTCCCACAGGAAGTTGAGAAGGGAGGAAATCCAACTTCACAATCGGCAGACCGATACTCAGATGGACACTTCCAGAGGATCGGTTCAAATGTTTTATCCTATATTGGCATGGTATCAGAAACACTGAGGAATACCATTCCAAAGGCCGTGGTTCATTGTCAAGTACGGGAATCCAAGAGAACTTTACTTGACCATTTCTATGTTCAACTGGGCAAAAAGGAG GGAAGGCAATTGGCTCAGTTGCTTGACGAAGATTATACATTGACAGAAAGGAGGAAGCTATGTGCCAAGAGGCTTCAGTTATATAGGTCTGCAAGGGATGAGATTGATGCAGTTTGTTGGTCGGGTTGA
- the LOC107605365 gene encoding uncharacterized protein LOC107605365, which translates to MEGTANLVVYRNGEIIHNTHEGVRFVSQNPFSFVVPCTMTLMELQNGLCQSMENGTLMRVSRILYRNPIVVFGGLIQFDVMPITNGAKAVAVQNDIDIHDDRAAVYEGMNSDSEEDFEATYEAGDEDEDNDVGVEASTENVVVHPLSSQSMDVPPFMRELDLEAMHAPEFPEYANIGVADPEDGEFRIGMEYSSRKSVVAAIRNFTISKGVDYEVYESEPQTFYAKCKMYGRGCDWLIRASLIRKKGCWEIRRYNGRHTCTIRTISQDHSKLDSDTVAEAIRPLVETDPTIKVKSIIAEVQSRFNYTISYRKAWLAKQKSIAKIFGGWEDSYSLANQLPKGLKMPGSVVQIETRPLYNGNEEAQGVKILHRVFWSFNPCIRAFRHCKPLVQVDGTHLYGKYISTLLVAVAQDGNQNIVPIAFALVKGETADAWHFFLRNLRTYVVRKDGKLVVNIGYSRTVEEYNINYKRLEERGEAYARWCDAIGLRHWVLAFDEGHRWGHMTTNLVECINSVLKGACNLPVLAMVRATYYRLNELFTRKSAETHERKRAGYTYSAFAQQRIEAIVDLARRTCDCGRFQVEQIPCRHVIACCANQRLDWQLYVHDVYKMTEVHKVYRFEFTPLGDPKTWPAYEGPTLVANPALRRTSKGRPKLTRYLNEMDSCDMRGPQICRLCGAQGHSRSSCP; encoded by the exons ATGGAGGGCACCGCAAACTTGGTGGTGTATCGCAACGGTGAGATAATACATAATACTCATGAGGGAGTGAGGTTTGTGTCCCAGAATCCGTTTTCGTTTGTGGTTCCATGCACGATGACGTTAATGGAGCTGCAGAACGGCCTCTGTCAAAGCATGGAAAACGGTACATTAATGAGAGTGAGCAGAATTCTGTATCGAAATCCGATTGTAGTTTTTGGTGGTCTAATACAGTTTGATGTCATGCCGATCACTAATGGAGCGA AGGCAGTGGCGGTTCAAAACGATATAGATATACATGATGATAGAGCTGCAGTGTACGAAGGAATGAATAGTGACAGCGAAGAGGACTTCGAAGCCACTTATGAGGCCGGCGACGAAGATGAGGATAATGATGTGGGAGTTGAGGCATCAACAGAGAATGTAGTGGTTCATCCGTTGAGCAGTCAATCGATGGACGTTCCACCTTTTATGCGTGAGTTGGATCTCGAAGCCATGCATGCCCCCGAGTTTCCGGAATATGCAAACATAG GGGTTGCTGATCCTGAGGACGGAGAGTTCCGGATTGGAATGGAATACAGTAGTAGAAAGTCGGTCGTCGCAGCAATTAGAAATTTCACTATATCTAAAGGAGTTGACTATGaggtgtatgagtctgagccacaGACGTTCTATGCAAAATGTAAGATGTACGGGCGTGGATGTGACTGGCTTATCCGAGCCAGCTTGATACGGAAAAAAGGCTGTTGGGAGATACGCAGATACAACGGTAGGCACACGTGCACGATCAGAACGATTTCACAAGATCATTCCAAGTTGGACTCAGATACAGTTGCTGAGGCTATAAGGCCATTGGTCGAGACAGACCCGACCATCAAGGTGAAATCTATAATTGCAGAAGTCCAGTCGAGGTTCAACTATACCATCAGTTACcgaaaggcttggttggcaaagcagaagtcAATAGCCAAAATTTTCGGTGGTTGGGAGGATTCTTACAGCCTTGCCAATCAGTTACcgaaaggcttg AAGATGCCTGGTTCAGTTGTCCAAATAGAAACACGACCACTGTACAACGGGAATGAGGAGGCACAGGGTGTAAAAATACTGCATCGTGTATTTTGGAGTTTCAATCCATGCATTAGGGCATTCAGGCATTGCAAGCCCCTGGTTCAGGTTGACGGCACACACCTAtatggaaaatacataagtacaCTTCTAGTCGCTGTTGCACAAGATGGGAACCAGAACATTGTGCCTATCGCCTTTGCCTTGGTGAAAGGGGAGACAGCTGATGCGTGGCACTTCTTTCTCAGGAATCTGCGAACGTATGTTGTTAGAAAAGACGGG AAGCTTGTTGTCAACATAGGGTATTCAAGAACGGTGGAGGAGTACAATATCAACTATAAGAGGTTGGAAGAGCGAGGCGAGGCATATGCCAGGTGGTGCGATGCCATCGGACTCAGACATTGGGTATTGGCATTCGACGAGGGACATCGATGGGGCCATATGACAACGAACCTTGTCGAGTGCATTAACTCAGTGTTGAAGGGTGCCTGTAATCTACCTGTGTTGGCGATGGTCCGAGCAACATATTATAGGTTAAATGAACTCTTTACGCGGAAAAGTGCCGAGACTCATGAACGCAAGCGTGCTGGATATACGTACTCCGCATTTGCGCAACAGCGGATAGAAGCAA TTGTTGATCTTGCACGACGAACGTGTGACTGTGGACGCTTTCAGGTTGAACAAATACCATGTCGCCATGTTATTGCTTGCTGTGCTAACCAGCGTCTCGATTGGCAGTTGTATGTGCATGATGTGTACAAGATGACAGAAGTTCATAAGGTATATAGATTTGAGTTCACACCATTAGGAGATCCCAAGACATGGCCTGCTTATGAGGGACCCACATTGGTCGCTAATCCCGCCCTGAGGCGAACGTCTAAAGGCAGGCCCAAACTGACCCGATACTTGAATGAAATGGACTCTTGTGACATGCGTGGTCCTCAGATATGCCGTCTCTGTGGTGCTCAGGGTCATAGTCGGAGTAGTTGTCCATAG
- the LOC107628762 gene encoding expansin-like B1 codes for MAVSLLGPLVITTLLCMQTLADASCTDCFVQSRAEYYPNSEVNGTDAGACGFGSFGATINGGDVSAASNLYRNGVGCGSCYQVRCTNNTYCSDNGVTVVITDQGSGDGTNFILSQRAFGGMAQTSDTAPYLLALGIVDIEYRRVSCSYPNKNITIKIYESSSNPNYLAFVIWFQQGMRDITAVQLCETQNFVCKLLDRTHGVVWTTTSPPSGPLSLRMLFSAEDGEQTWVVPSSNIPEDWKAGETYDSGVQVDK; via the exons ATGGCTGTCTCACTTTTGGGTCCTCTGGTTATTACCACCTTGCTTTGCATGCAAACTCTGGCAGATGCTTCATGCACTGATTGTTTTGTTCAATCTCGAGCAGAATATTACCCGAACTCTGAAGTAAATGGCACAGATG CTGGTGCATGCGGATTCGGTTCCTTTGGTGCTACCATTAATGGTGGCGATGTATCAGCTGCATCCAATCTTTACCGTAATGGTGTTGGCTGTGGCTCCTGTTACCAG GTAAGGTGTACAAACAATACCTATTGCTCAGACAATGGTGTCACTGTAGTTATAACTGACCAAGGCTCAGGTGATGGCACCAACTTCATTCTGAGTCAACGAGCCTTTGGTGGGATGGCTCAGACCAGTGACACAGCTCCTTATCTATTAGCTCTTGGCATAGTTGATATTGAATACAGGCG TGTTTCATGCAGCTACCCAAACAAAAACATAACAATTAAGATATACGAGAGCAGCAGTAATCCTAATTACTTGGCTTTTGTCATATGGTTTCAACAAGGAATGAGAGACATAACTGCTGTGCAGCTCTGTGAG ACGCAGAACTTTGTCTGTAAGTTACTGGATCGGACTCATGGAGTAGTCTGGACTACTACCTCTCCACCAAGTGGACCTTTGTCGTTACGGATGCTGTTTAGTGCTGAAGATGGAGAACAAACATGGGTTGTCCCCAGTAGTAACATACCAGAAGACTGGAAAGCAGGGGAGACATATGACTCAGGAGTACAAGTGGACAAATAG